A part of Aspergillus flavus chromosome 5, complete sequence genomic DNA contains:
- a CDS encoding putative peroxisomal biogenesis factor produces MVANILDCHTTLAHSLRFVATTVGRDKLLRTAQYFSQFYIWHLHRRNYKRSAIDPYHALRKQLGTTRRILRIGNFLGNLQTVARLMSQKNSSEPVLKYLAIGGQLGFAGYLVFDNITSIKAIGIHELPSAERLDILADKCWAAGLIFSIMACLYILVHTQPKKRAKPAERERYSDENKCAKYVRSLYILHAVQSANRSTCRERSDAWIQLISDLCDLTVPGKSLGCAAFNDGLVGLAGTMSSLIGAWSQWKKTA; encoded by the exons ATGGTCGCAAACATACTGGACTGCCACACTACACTGGCACACTCTCTGCGCTTTGTCGCGACAACCG TCGGCCGAGACAAGCTTCTGCGTACGGCACAGTACTTCTCACAATTCTACATTTGGCACCTACACCGCAGAAATTACAAACGGTCGGCGATCGATCCTTACCATGCCCTCCGGAAGCAGCTGGGTACCACGCGCAGGATCCTACGTATCGGCAACTTCTTAGGAAACCTCCAGACCGTCGCCCGTCTCATGAGCCAGAAGAACTCTAGTGAGCCGGTGTTGAAATACCTGGCTATCGGAGGGCAACTCGGTTTCGCTGGATACCTGGTCTTTGATAACATCACTTCAATCAAGGCTATCGGTATCCACGAGTTGCCGTCGGCTGAACGTCTAGATATTCTAGCGGATAAATGCTGGGCTGCGGGATTGATTTTCAGCATCATGGCGTGTCTCTATATCTTGGTGCACAcacagccgaagaagagagcgAAACCCGCGGAGAGGGAGCGATATTCGGACGAGAATAAATGTGCTAAGTATGttagatctttatatattttacaTGCCGTGCAGAGTGCTAATCGGTCTACTTGCAGGGAGCGATCGGATGCCTGGATTCAGCTCATCTCGGACCTGTGTGACTTGACCGTTCCTGGAAAAAGCTTGGGTTGTGCTGCGTTCAACGACGGTCTTGTTGGCCTGGCCGGTACCATGAGTAGTTTGATAGGTGCTTGGAGCCAATGGAAGAAGACCGCGTAG
- a CDS encoding fungal-specific transcription factor domain-containing protein, with protein MQVQSHKPRRTAIACIACRQSKVKCSGDEPCANCIRRSLTCQFSEANSKVLVSERYLRDLQKQAYNWQRASGVKRSWDSAFKIGDEVDEESTVHDDQVAAEVVDPQSRGSSASQGSEFTCNIWTSPFTLPSTVIKDPHKEQRNWIWLAPTSAWSLTARLMVMMTEKLDLNSTHNIPKFYLDGDIYPLAWDRATASEPFDTSGLPSVDYALYLFNIVKFHLGQMYRFFDEDTFVSQMHEFYASDAAEKASKPRFWFVQFLLVLALGNAFVSRPRNQSSPPGAKFFARAMSIMPNHTSTGKDSLLAIEALALAGLYLYAIDHREAAHVQVGHAVRIAHMEGLHTQLPEQELGTATVTRCRNLWWSLYTMDRHVSSSLGLPMTTKDSDISTLINTPSMGFHDITFSLQVRLSQMLSFILSTIYKTEKTQLGRFLEITRNILHAMAKHAEEIEKMMQISFQSSMDNVPQEMRHLILLYHQCVIVATRPLLLSVLKERLEKLGRAEEDWQKFLALPKSLISIGIKSAEKTLQILSDENGHLETFLPFDLEFTYAAALHLTMANTLYPPGTNDDTYSKSAHSILDEMIMCGNKVAEVRKDELRCIEGLFQEFAKRVQQEGLQVLTLSGRGLAEAGPDENPSQECRGQTPATEPPTFTESSAQSPSINQSLTTSVDPLDNVIGISSYEFLSIVDQIGGSEMPYVLNAGLDWMDGGAIAYPFG; from the exons ATGCAAGTACAGAGTCATAAGCCGAGACGAACTGCAATTGC GTGTATCGCTTGTCGCCAGAGCAAGGTAAAATGCTCTGGCGATGAACCCTGCGCCAACTGTATCCGACGATCACTCACCTGTCAGTTTTCAGAGGCAAATAGCAAAGTGCTCGTTTCTGAGAG GTATCTTCGTGATTTGCAGAAGCAGGCCTACAACTGGCAACGTGCTTCAGGCGTCAAACGCTCGTGGGACTCGGCATTTAAGATTGGGGATGAGGTCGACGAGGAGAGCACCGTCCATGATGACCAGGTCGCAGCAGAGGTTGTAGACCCACAATCCCGGGGGTCGTCAGCATCACAGGGGAGCGAGTTTACATGCAACATTTGGACAAGCCCTTTTACATTACCCTCAACCGTCATTAAGGACCCGCATAAGGAACAGCGAAACTGGA TTTGGCTAGCCCCGACCTCGGCATGGTCCCTCACAGCTCGACTGATGGTCATGATGACCGAGAAGCTTGATTTGAATTCGACACACAATATTCCGAAGTTCTACCTGGACGGGGATATCTATCCGTTGGCTTGGGACCGCGCTACCGCTAGCGAGCCGTTTGATACCAGTGGTTTGCCTTCGGTTGATTATGCCTTATATCTTTTCAATATTGTCAAGTTTCACCTGGGGCAGATGTACCGATTCTTTGATGAAGATACCTTTGTTTCCCAAATGCATGAATTCTATGCGAGTGACGCGGCGGAGAAGGCCAGCAAACCCCGTTTCTGGTTCGTACAATTTCTCTTGGTCCTAGCGCTCGGAAATGCGTTCGTGTCACGACCTCGAAACCAATCTAGCCCGCCCGGCGCGAAGTTCTTCGCGCGTGCTATGTCCATCATGCCCAACCACACCTCTACAGGAAAGGATAGTCTGCTGGCCATCGAGGCCTTGGCTCTGGCCGGGCTATATCTGTATGCAATAGACCACAGAGAGGCAGCTCACGTACAA GTTGGTCATGCGGTACGTATAGCACACATGGAGGGCCTACACACCCAGCTTCCTGAACAGGAACTTGGCACAGCGACGGTAACCCGATGCCGAAACCTTTGGTGGTCCTTGTACACCATGGACAGACACGTATCATCCTCGCTGGGATTGCCGATGACGACCAAGGACAGCGACATTAGCACCTTGATCAATACCCCGAGCATGGGCTTTCATGACATCACATTTAGCCTTCAGGTGAGGCTATCGCAAATGCTGTCTTTTATCTTGAGTA CCATCTACAAGACCGAGAAGACCCAGCTTGGGAGGTTTCTCGAGATTACGAGAAATATTCTGCACGCCATGGCTAAGCATGCTGAGGAGATAGAGAAGATGATGCAGATTAGCTTCCAGAGTTCCATGGATAACGTGCCCCAGGAGATGCGtcatttaattttactataccATCAG TGCGTCATCGTCGCCACCAGGCCTCTGCTTCTGTCGGTCCTGAAGGAACGCCTAGAGAAGTTAGGCCGTGCAGAGGAAGACTGGCAAAAGTTTCTAGCTCTTCCCAAATCCTTGATATCCATTGGTATCAAGTCAGCCGAGAAGACGCTTCAAATATTGTCAGACGAGAATGGTCACTTGG AGACCTTCCTCCCATTTGATCTCGAATTTACCTACGCAGCTGCTCTCCATCTGACCATGGCGAATACGCTCTACCCGCCTGGTACCAACGATGACACGTATAGTAAGTCCGCGCATTCAATCCTCGATGAGATGATCATGTGTGGGAATAAGGTGGCAGAGGTACGAAAGGATGAGTTGCGCTGTATCGAGGGGTTATTCCAGGAGTTCGCCAAGCGGGTACAGCAGGAAGGTCTACAAGTCCTCACTTTGTCTGGCCGGGGACTCGCAGAGGCTGGACCGGATGAGAATCCTAGTCAAGAATGCCGAGGACAAACGCCTGCCACAGAGCCTCCAACCTTCACAGAGTCCTCAGCCCAGTCACCTTCTATAAATCAGTCTCTCACGACCAGCGTCGATCCCCTTGACAATGTTATCGGCATCTCTTCCTACGAATTCCTCTCTATCGTGGATCAAATTGGCGGTTCGGAAATGCCCTACGTCTTGAATGCAGGCCTGGACTGGATGGACGGCGGTGCTATCGCATATCCGTTTGGTTGA
- a CDS encoding putative MFS multidrug transporter — MSPISIFQDALGRSRTRDGSDSDEQISDENPITVTWDGEHDSANPYNWSPAQKWTLTLLAVFTTYITMMNGTIITTAHAAITEEFHVSDDAFPHSYWPVTSWALGGCCSSLFILPLMEDHGVRPIFLSAYVVFMCFLVPQAVAQNFATLVVTRFFAGSSVAVLANTSASVIGNIWETEKSRSIPVSLYIFSYLAGSSTGPVIGGAIFKGLTWRWIGYLQLIWFGALLPVYYFLFKESRGAVILATRAQALRKQGKPAFTLLEMEGQTGSAFSGFVQSSTRPLVLVCTESVVLVSTLWSAFTVGTLFLFTQSAEQVFVDLYGWSNTQAGYVQAAIVIGEIIGWLINLFSARLYFGSASRNTESPGVPIPEARLYLAVVGGVFGIAGGMFTYAWTSFAHIPWIAPAIGLAMVGAGSVIVVAGVSDYVVDSYSKYAGSAMGAVATGENLFSALLPLATMSMYTNLGFQWASTTLAFISLVLSLAPTLMFVWGKQIRARSPFIMEAAMSSEHKGAHSV; from the exons ATGTCACCGATATCCATCTTTCAAGATGCCTTAGGCCGCTCTAGAACACGAGATGGCAGCGACTCAG ATGAACAGATCTCCGATGAGAACCCTATCACAGTGACATGGGATGGAGAACACGACTCGGCTAATCCGTACAACTGGTCGCCTGCTCAAAAATGGACGTTGACCCTCCTCGCCGTATTCACCACATACATTACAATGATGAACGGTACAATCATCACAACCGCCCACGCTGCAATCACCGAGGAGTTTCATGTCTCAGACGACGCGTTTCCCCACTCTTACTGGCCTGTGACATCGTGGGCGTTGGGAGGATGCTGTTCCTCACTATTCATTCTTCCCTTGATGGAGGATCACGGTGTCCGACCGATCTTCCTATCAGCATATGTAGTGTTCATGTGCTTTCTCGTCCCCCAGGCCGTGGCACAGAACTTCGCTACTCTTGTGGTGACAAGATTCTTCGCTGGCAGCAGTGTCGCGGTTCTGGCTAATACATCGGCCTCGGTCATTGGTAATATCTGGGAGACGGAAAAATCACGGTCAATCCCCGTGAGCTTGTACATCTTCTCCTACTTAGCGGGCAGCAGTACGGGTCCTGTTATTGGTGGTGCGATCTTCAAAGGATTGACATGGAGATGGATTGGATATCTCCAGTTGATCTGGTTTGGTGCACTGCTTCCGGTGTATTACTTCCTCTTCAAAGAGTCGCGTGGTGCTGTCATACTCGCTACTCGTGCTCAAGCCTTGAGGAAACAGGGAAAACCAGCCTTCACTCTGCTGGAGATGGAGGGGCAGACGGGTTCGGCCTTCAGTGGCTTCGTTCAAAGTTCGACAAGACCCCTGGTACTGGTATGCACAGAATCTGTGGTCCTAGTTTCTACACTTTGGTCCGCCTTCACTGTGGGCACTCTGTTCCTTTTCACCCAGTCCGCAGAGCAGGTCTTTGTGGACTTGTATGGCTGGAGTAACACCCAGGCGGGTTATGTACAAGCGGCCATTGTGATCGGAGAAATCATCGGATGGCTAATCAACCTATTCTCCGCCAGGCTCTATTTTGGTTCTGCCTCGCGCAACACTGAGTCTCCGGGTGTTCCAATTCCGGAAGCCAGATTGTATTTAGCGGTGGTTGGAGGCGTGTTTGGAATTGCGGGTGGCATGTTCACCTATGCCTGGACCTCCTTCGCCCATATCCCTTGGATAGCCCCGGCCATTGGCCTGGCCATGGTGGGAGCCGGCAGTGTGATCGTCGTGGCAGGCGTCTCGGACTATGTGGTAGACTCATATAGCAAGTACGCCGGCAGTGCGATGGGTGCTGTCGCCACAGGCGAGAACCTTTTCTCGGCTTTGCTTCCTCTGGCGACCATGAGTATGTACACTAACCTTGGATTCCAATGGGCCAGCACGACATTGGCATTTATCTCCTTGGTACTCTCCCTTGCGCCAACCTTGATGTTTGTCTGGGGGAAGCAAATCCGCGCACGAAGTCCTTTCATTATGGAGGCAGCGATGAGCTCGGAGCATAAGGGTGCTCATTCTGTCTAG
- a CDS encoding putative acyl transferase, whose amino-acid sequence MVHQEVYHWHPYGWETSPQEERYKISTLDYLTGLCYTHFAIYFRLDDDRKPKAAAVLKEGLERTLGQVGHLCSTIEKDPGGGHSFVKRKESTAQFVIQWLDATSDADRFPSLDDMESSSFAGITLGDFKYWNIEPMTYGEKPEAHPDSSPLTSAFLLNFVHGGLVLVTHMHHYANDVMGWRGFVQQLADNCYAVENQTPFPTWDPACNDVSIVSKPDPPVEQLVDGPPAPQQHPDQRPGQCLLFHLPKSKAAELKRLATPQDGTWISTYDAFAAFIWRTTTRLRQPVFGIPLETPMFWCEAVDMRRRMKNPPVHSQVQHNVLWAALSDQAPFPPLTHGDVISDKPLWELAAYIRKITNTQTQENLDAALTAISHIKDKTNLNIRINSKPPMSIITTDHRDAQVTNADFGFARPLCHRHLQQGTGVTVGVHLVYPPKLDENPDSDEGNMFALMYEKELAQDLINDQEFAKFFEYRGVDSE is encoded by the coding sequence ATGGTTCATCAGGAGGTCTACCACTGGCACCCATACGGCTGGGAGACCAGCCCACAGGAGGAGCGGTACAAAATCTCGACTCTTGACTACCTTACGGGTCTTTGCTACACCCACTTCGCGATCTACTTTCGCTTGGATGATGACCGTAAGCCTAAAGCTGCTGCAGTACTCAAGGAGGGTCTTGAGCGAACCCTCGGTCAAGTCGGCCATCTTTGTAGCACCATCGAGAAAGACCCCGGAGGGGGACATTCCTTCGTCAAACGAAAGGAGAGCACTGCGCAGTTTGTCATACAGTGGCTGGACGCTACGAGCGATGCGGATCGGTTCCCTTCGTTGGATGACATGGAAAGTTCGAGCTTTGCTGGGATTACGCTGGGTGATTTCAAATATTGGAACATCGAGCCTATGACATACGGCGAGAAGCCAGAAGCGCATCCGGACAGTTCTCCGCTCACCTCAGCCTTCTTACTCAACTTTGTCCATGGGGGTCTCGTTCTGGTCACTCACATGCACCATTATGCCAACGATGTCATGGGCTGGAGGGGATTTGTGCAGCAGCTTGCTGACAACTGCTACGCGGTGGAGAACCAGACGCCGTTCCCGACGTGGGACCCAGCCTGTAATGATGTCTCCATCGTCTCAAAGCCGGATCCGCCCGTTGAGCAGCTCGTTGACGGCCCCCCTGCGCCGCAGCAGCACCCGGATCAGAGGCCTGGACAgtgccttctcttccaccttcCCAAGAGCAAGGCTGCTGAGCTAAAGAGACTTGCGACACCGCAGGACGGAACTTGGATCTCTACATACGACGCTTTTGCCGCTTTCATATGGCGTACTACAACACGGCTACGCCAGCCTGTCTTTGGAATACCACTTGAAACCCCAATGTTCTGGTGCGAGGCTGTGGATATGCGTCGCCGAATGAAGAACCCCCCTGTGCACTCACAAGTCCAGCACAATGTTCTTTGGGCGGCACTATCGGACCAGGCGCCTTTCCCGCCGCTCACTCACGGGGACGTCATCTCAGACAAGCCACTTTGGGAGCTAGCGGCCTATATTCGCAAGATTACCAATACTCAAACACAGGAGAACCTGGATGCTGCCCTGACCGCTATCTCGCACATTAAGGACAAGACGAACCTCAACATCCGCATTAACTCGAAACCGCCAATGTCCATCATTACAACGGACCACCGCGATGCGCAAGTCACCAATGCGGACTTTGGGTTCGCCCGCCCGCTGTGCCATCGTCACTTGCAGCAGGGGACAGGTGTCACTGTCGGCGTCCATTTGGTGTACCCTCCCAAGCTCGACGAGAACCCGGACTCCGATGAGGGTAATATGTTTGCCCTCATGTACGAGAAAGAGCTGGCTCAGGACTTGATCAACGATCAGGAGTTTGCCAAATTCTTCGAGTACAGGGGAGTTGACAGTGAATAA
- a CDS encoding necrosis inducing protein: MVSKNLLAILAAAVAVQGSPLDKRAVVNHDSITPFPETVPNTATGNTYKKFEPYLHIAHGCQSYPAVAANGDVSGGLQDTGSATGGCRDQSKGQTYVRGGWHNGRYGIMYAWYMPKDMPNSGVSTGAHRHDWENVVIWVNNPANDNPTLLGGAASGHGSYKKTNNPQRVGDRPKVEYFTNFPTNHELQFTDTLGRDLPLIAWESLPEAARRGLESAEFGKATVPFKDSTFQGNLEKAAL, from the exons ATGGTTTCCAAGAACCTTTTGGCCATTCTGGCTGCTGCCGTCGCAGTGCAGGGCAGCCCCCTGGACAAGCGCGCAGTCGTAAATCATGACTCGATCACGCCATTCCCCGAGACCGTCCCCAACACCGCCACTGGTAACACTTATAAGAAGTTCGAGCCATATCTACACATTGCACATGGCTGTCAATCCTACCCGGCCGTTGCCGCCAACGGTGATGTGAG TGGAGGCCTTCAAGACACCGGTAGCGCCACGGGCGGGTGCCGCGACCAAAGCAAAGGCCAGACCTACGTCCGCGGTGGCTGGCACAATGGCCGTTACGGTATCATGTACGCATGGTACATGCCAAAGGACATGCCCAACAGCGGAGTATCCACGGGTGCGCATCGTCACGACTGGGAGAATGTTGTTATCTGGGTAAACAATCCAGCCAACGATAACCCAACCTTGCTGGGAGGTGCAGCATCGGGTCACGGCAGCTACAAGAAGACGAACAACCCACAACGAGTCGGCGATAGGCCCAAGGTTGAGTACTTCACCAACTTTCCAACCAACCATGAGCTGCAGTTCACCGATACTCTGGGGCGTGATCTACCACTCATTGCCTGGGAGTCTCTTCCCGAGGCAGCGAGACGGGGACTTGAGAGTGCCGAGTTTGGGAAGGCCACCGTACCGTTCAAGGATTCAACTTTCCAGGGAAATCTTGAGAAGGCTGCTCTTTAG